Proteins encoded by one window of Cannabis sativa cultivar Pink pepper isolate KNU-18-1 chromosome 4, ASM2916894v1, whole genome shotgun sequence:
- the LOC115715105 gene encoding uncharacterized protein LOC115715105 isoform X3, with translation MSAATPSRSKYKTALLNVVLKHCQLQIHNIDVQVKFPTMNASCTLCLKELNAKSQYLNFGCFFRGLFGVPFLPLKECSFVITVIEFEIVFKLVDQSNHIFSMTDLFTCIKLNSFQLVDFNLRVPELIVSFSPLDLSMCLAFGETSSKEYQCPRNGRHLWKLAASRVGHVTSFHKLVVIVGLWLRYVKAYENLLQLVGYSIDHILKGLPTKLSENKLFSRSFKQLWKVVIDAERELPAESIAQARRIARYRAAANVQSVKLKESHVDTRLRLFCMIFALLQLIWKPICKLFHFIFYFLFFRRKLAEELTEEYLEIVSDDSSMQFCFILNLGKILVNMSQPAAIKNLDSHIGMLPPSFISLSLSINGLLLLYLKDVCEQSLTVSCGQFEVKSSSLMEPLLRQCSSKDLLSGKRHWQENHNDMKSILWCDLAHKFPFSETSNTTAIDNAEGACSSSLEKFLGEMWLNWEKTCMKLDGSEMEFSEDPCLLCETKSFLTYPDLRNLDSRISKCFFTLGRLQLDLGSSSILSISVLLRQIEHALCRTKDTGISEVTSHPPRTIEDPSEIKWENMYKYFSSSLSAAVLKILPEKHIQIGVFIAGPFIKLCLENEFSSGNEVTSHEENPDEFHLAFDVNNIEVAFWPSLKPNSSSVAGSSDNNDIEPECSIPNNDAGPEYQIIYIPKSNNEKFIADWWIFLCSYLRINGLNAYLGDSAEKQKHQILCLQPLTVHFSSSREYFHSFSTNISAISASLCVTATRLTILLCMDELYALSQVVTHLNSAVSHSLGSLDFIGSMHSESIKQKCLVAKSVNEDAVGKEAPSICSSILFLVEGILKIKSVDVFVQKTRINYDVESSKKSFNALSSGTFADLDLPDYGILITIQQTSVDLSCEEERLEILTGFGEIQSLIFKYQKQREYTDLSEFRDLLLQSHNCLYEISVPNFTFSVSLFLLQNASSSRTMHSKLSGSSYKSYMDKSSFVIDSERSSSQNSNHMKKLRFASNIPAPDPSHWLFVNLALGIVYVGSFSLKKALFKAHDLNKLLSSLYVGGEVQTISWGIQGGTLFLETTALETFISCATANLYAIAKIMSNVQLAYKGIGKAQCNVDMPRVDDDYVTENVEGTLQTPLEAEGNQMQGLTVNVSRLSTIVVIKDEKGGVRELVLEFDVHLKFELTNMERKFMFDLKSSILSQVLRQSGENEFHKPKIYSETFNRTSTHFEYGDSASELQRRDLMHQLNDPSCSRNSDSPEELSAENFVPKDSNSSSQKYILKQLGAFFSVQKPVNGAICSHQSWVGRGSISDFNIIISLSEIEMILNIVSSFSGVFSKTTTSDFNKKQRSINHEDELDNIEAMIPEGSIVAIQDVHQHMYFAVEGEENKYNLVGTPHYSLVGERALFRVKYHYQRRWGSSILWFSFLSLHANNDSGEPFRLNYRQGSGFVDISGIDDSGGALWKILPCEPQNYDSDIDWDPYNQLVKRTSYLVNKKNDCAIAFVDGVPEFVRKPGSPFKFKVLLEPSAAQDVGKIDSHLLEDSRTSLQDNASKFKGTTSGHKIKLPSIKIELINKISLTIIHKLSDRSGVFPLLRASIDTTKLIVQVTSTKTRVITTLIPAIYHFDSQRNLWKEILHPVEIFLFYRSSFHPEGSEVNLCGVPVHMHCRTKELNISLSELSLDVLLFVVGKLNLAGPYLLKSSRILANGCMVKNESGITLLCHFLNERSLKIARNQSTSIFLRRYEDLENPSQEVASMSIQLAALGSFMTSSVPVSLLQSQKFAWRTSIVSSQDSKTYPGPIIVVDVSKESEDGLSITVSPLIRIHNGTRFSLELRFQRPQQNVDESASLVLKPGDTMDDSMAMFDSVHLSGGLKKALNSLSLGNFLFSFRPNINEEFMSSKDSLSVEWSHELKGGKAVRLSGIFDKLSYKVRQVFTESAKCSFSSAQCSLKSEGSHIADIHFLIQSFGRGVPVRQPSNSKEGYKSSTSPEAIQEQKEIFLLPTVNVSNLLESEIHVLLTEMDPCSCIECDNTENQAKLSPDSSLDFYVNPSMIYFTVTLTALNSSCKPVNSGDWVKKLQKQKNEARYLDIDLDFAGGKYFASLRLSRGHKGILEATVFTSYALRNDTDVPLYIFPPNRKPLARDEVENFGSDSFSEFGLLLHPKSTRSWFLKPNKVCLKLLKDNASEAHLDLDALSGLTEISLEMEESDGVKFITKLGVSVGPLHSKAVVPSQLVTIVPRYVVVNESEESICVRQCYLQYDRGDDIIVNSRQRATLQLSNVMVNKKELSFFESLLRKHSKENDDALLYVQFKLKQPDSVWSGPVCIASLGRFFLKFREQRSGQKKSPGESKTTFADVHVVEEGSKLVMHYHSPPNVNLPYRIENYLPHVSITYHQKDLLEPEVLVSGSTVDYVWDDLTLPHKLVVKINDSSLPRDINLDKVRAWKPFHKVRHRGLAHHFLTEEISENSMPSSGDLDSIDMAKVGYEVYTDGPTRVLRFCEFSKSQKVEKGFQACEKIQLRVPQFNIHLLEQEKQDGMEESSPTIISARFGNFCLDSVFTNKHKYNQINLQSLILEQKWVGAPFAAMLRKHQVDYTESNDCILRIVFVLLSTNSDVIQVRYSSIALQPIDLNLDEETLMKIVPFWRTSLSDSNTKSRQFYFDHFEIHPIKIIANFLPGDSYSSYSSGQETLRSLLHSVIKVPPIKNKVVELNGVLVTHALITIRELFIRCAQHYSWYSMRAIYIAKGSPLLPPDFVSMFDDLASSSLDVFFDPSRGLMNLPRFTLGTFKLLSKCIGGKGSSGTKRYFGDLEKSLRTAGSNVLFAAVTEISDSILKGAEASGFNGMVTGFHQGILKLAMEPSLLGSALMEGGPDRKIKLDRSAGVDELYIEGYLQAMLDTLYRQEYLRVRVIDNQVFLKNLPPNNTLIEEIVDHVKSFLVSKALLKGDPSRTSRSLRHLRGESEWKIGPTLLTLCEHLFVSFSIRKLRKEANKFISGVKLKIDTDNENIKAITLENNPEVQQKVKFVWKWGVGKFVLSGIVAYIDGRLCRSIPNPVARRIVSGFLLTFLDKNTDVSE, from the exons ATGTCAGCTGCTACTCCTTCAAGAAGTAAATATAAGACAGCTCTTTTGAATGTTGTCCTCAAACATTGTCAGCTTCAGATACATAATATTGATGTGCAAGTGAAGTTCCCTACGATGAATGCTTCTTGCACCTTGTGTTTGAAGGAGCTTAATGCAAAATCTCAGTATTTGAATTTCGGATGTTTCTTCAGGGGGCTTTTTGGAGTGCCTTTTCTACCTTTGAAAGAGTGCTCTTTTGTTATAACTGTCATTGAATTTGAGATTGTGTTTAAATTGGTAGATCAGTCAAATCACATATTTTCAATGACAGATTTATTCACTTGCATCAAATTGAATAGTTTTCAACTCGTAGACTTCAATCTCCGGGTTCCAGAATTAATTGTTTCTTTTTCTCCACTTGATCTTTCCATGTGTTTAGCATTTGGTGAGACATCATCTAAAGAGTATCAGTGTCCAAGAAATGGTAGACATTTATGGAAACTAGCTGCAAGCAGAGTTGGCCATGTGACATCCTTCCATAAATTAGTTGTTATTGTTGGATTATGGTTGCGTTATGTCAAAGCTTATGAGAATCTGTTACAGCTTGTTGGATATTCAATTGATCATATCTTGAAAGGATTGCCTACAAAATTGTCTGAAAATAAATTGTTTTCAAGATCTTTCAAACAGCTTTGGAAGGTGGTTATTGATGCTGAGAGAGAGCTACCTGCTGAGTCTATTGCACAGGCACGGCGGATAGCACGTTATAGAGCAGCAGCCAATGTACAGTCTGTTAAGTTAAAGGAATCCCATGTCGATACTCGTCTCAGACTCTTTTGCATGATCTTTGCACTTCTTCAACTTATCTGGAAACCTATATGCAagttatttcattttatcttTTACTTCTTATTTTTTAGGAGGAAATTGGCAGAAGAGTTGACTGAAGAATACCTAGAAATTGTATCAGATGATTCATCTATGCAGTTTTGCTTTATTTTGAACCTTGGAAAAATTTTAGTCAACATGTCTCAACCTGCTGCTATTAAAAATTTAGATTCGCATATTGGAATGTTGCCCCCCAGTTTTATTTCACTGTCTCTGTCAATCAatggattattattattatacttgAAAGATGTATGCGAACAGTCTTTGACTGTATCTTGTGGGCAATTTGAGGTTAAATCTTCATCTTTAATGGAACCTCTTCTAAGGCAATGCAGTTCTAAAGATCTTCTCAGTGGGAAAAGACATTGGCAGGAGAATCATAATGATATGAAATCTATATTATGGTGTGACCTTGCACACAAGTTTCCCTTTTCAGAAACTAGTAATACTACTGCAATTGATAATGCTGAAGGTGCTTGCAGCTCGTCTCTGGAGAAATTTCTTGGAGAAATGTGGTTAAATTGGGAAAAAACTTGCATGAAATTAGATGGAAGTGAGATGGAGTTTTCTGAAGACCCGTGCCTTCTCtgtgaaactaaaagttttttGACATATCCAGATCTAAGGAACTTGGATTCTAGGATTTCAAAATGCTTTTTCACTTTAGGAAGGTTGCAGTTAGATCTGGGGTCTTCATCAATATTATCAATTTCTGTGCTCCTAAGGCAGATAGAACATGCTCTTTGCAGGACTAAGGACACTGGGATATCAGAGGTTACTTCACATCCACCAAGAACCATTGAAGATCCTTCTGAAATCAAATGGGAGAATATGTACAAGTACTTTTCTAGTAGTTTGAGTGCGGCGGTGCTAAAAATTCTCCCAGAGAAACATATTCAAATTGGAGTGTTCATTGCTGGTCCTTTCATTAAATTGTGTCTGGAAAATGAGTTTAGCAGTGGCAATGAGGTCACAAGTCATGAGGAGAATCCAGATGAATTTCACCTTGCATTTGATGTAAACAACATTGAGGTTGCATTTTGGCCATCTTTAAAACCAAATTCATCATCAGTTGCGGGAAGCTCAGATAATAATGATATAGAACCAGAGTGCAGTATACCAAACAATGATGCAGGGCCAGAATACCAGATAATTTATATTCCTAAatcaaataatgaaaaatttataGCTGACTGGTGGATTTTTCTTTGTTCTTACTTACGAATCAATGGTTTGAATGCTTATTTGGGGGACAGTGCAGAGAAACAAAAACATCAAATTTTGTGTCTGCAGCCATTGACTGTCCACTTTTCGTCGTCAAG GGAATACTTTCACTCGTTTAGCACAAACATTAGTGCTATTTCAGCCTCTTTGTGCGTTACAGCTACAAGATTGACTATTTTGTTATGTATGGATGAGCTATATGCTCTTTCTCAG GTAGTTACTCATTTAAATTCTGCAGTTTCACATTCACTCGGCAGCTTAGATTTCATTGGTTCTATGCATTCAGAAAGTATTAAGCAAAAATGTTTAGTTGCCAAATCTGTAAATGAGGACGCAGTTGGTAAAGAAGCACCTTCAATCTGTAGCAGCATTTTGTTTTTGGTTGAGGGGATCCTCAAGATTAAGTCTGTGGATGTATTTGTTCAAAAGACCAGGATAAATTATGATGTGGAAAGTTCTAAGAAAAGCTTTAATGCCTTAAGTAGTGGTACTTTTGCTGATCTTGATCTGCCTGATTACGGAATTTTAATAACTATTCAGCAAACAAGTGTTGATTTATCTTGTGAAGAAGAGAGATTGGAAATTTTAACTGGTTTTGGGGAAATTCAATCTCTGATATTCAAATATCAGAAACAGAGAGAATATACTGATCTATCTGAATTTAGAGATCTATTGCTGCAATCTCATAATTGCTTATATGAAATATCAGTGCCaaattttacattttctgtGTCATTGTTTCTCTTGCAAAATGCCTCATCTTCTAGGACTATGCACAGCAAACTATCAGGCTCTAGTTATAAATCATATATGGATAAGTCATCATTCGTTATTGATTCAGAAAGGTCAAGCAGTCAAAATTCAAACCACATGAAGAAGTTAAGATTTGCATCAAATATTCCAGCACCGGATCCAAGTCACTGGTTATTTGTAAATCTGGCACTCGGTATTGTTTATGTGGGAAGTTTCTCACTGAAAAAAGCTTTGTTTAAAGCACACGATTTGAATAAGCTTTTGTCATCACTTTATGTTGGGGGTGAAGTTCAGACAATATCTTGGGGGATTCAG GGTGGTACTCTGTTCCTTGAAACAACTGCTTTGGAGACATTCATTAGTTGTGCTACCGCAAATCTTTATGCTATTGCAAAAATAATGTCTAATGTTCAGTTAGCATATAAAGGGATTGGAAAAGCACAATGCAATGTGGATATGCCCAGAGTGGATGATGACTATGTTACTGAGAATGTCGAAGGGACTCTTCAAACACCTTTAGaagctgaagggaaccaaatgCAAGGGTTAACTGTAAATGTCTCTCGACTTTCTACTATTGTTGTAATCAAAGATGAGAAAG GTGGTGTTCGAGAACTTGTTCTTGAATTTGATGTCCATCTAAAATTTGAATTGACAAATATGGAAAGAAAATTCATGTTTGACCTTAAGTCATCAATCCTTTCTCAAGTCCTCCGGCAAAGTGGTGAAAATGAATTTCATAAACCTAAAATTTATTCGGAGACTTTCAATAGAACGTCTACTCACTTTGAATATGGAGATTCTGCTTCAGAACTTCAGCGTAGGGATTTGATGCATCAACTTAATGATCCGAGTTGCTCAAGAAATTCTGATTCACCAGAGGAACTTTCTGCTGAGAATTTTGTACCCAAGGACTCCAATTCAAGTTCTCAGAAATATATCTTGAAACAATTAGGTGCTTTCTTTTCGGTTCAAAAGCCTGTGAATGGTGCTATTTGCTCACATCAGTCATGGGTAGGCCGTGGTTCTATTTCAGATTTTAATATCATCATCTCTCTGTCAGAAATAGAG ATGATTTTAAATATTGTTTCATCCTTCTCTGGAGTATTCAGCAAGACTACCACCAGTGACTTCAATAAAAAGCAAAGGTCCATTAACCACGAGGACGAATTGGACAATATAGAAGCAATGATTCCTGaag GATCAATTGTTGCTATTCAAGATGTCCACCAACATATGTACTTTGCAGTTGAGGGTGAAGAGAATAAGTATAACTTAGTTGGCACACCTCATTATTCTTTAGTTGGAGAAAGAGCTCTTTTCAGG gTCAAGTACCACTATCAAAGGAGATGGGGATCATCAATTTTGTGGTTCTCCTTTCTATCACTACATGCAAACAATGATTCAGGAGAACCATTCCGATTGAACTATCGTCAAGGGTCAGGTTTTGTTGATATCTCTGGCATCGATGATAGTGGGGGTGCACTTTGGAAAATACTTCCTTGTGAGCCTCAAAATTATGATAGTGATATTGATTGGGACCCTTACAATCAGTTGGTTAAAAGGACTTCTTACTTAGTGAACAAGAAGAATGATTGTGCCATAGCATTTGTTGATGGTGTTCCAGAGTTCGTTAGGAAGCCTGGAAGTCCTTTTAAGTTCAAAGTGCTCCTGGAACCTTCTGCAGCTCAAGATGTAGGAAAGATTGATAGCCATCTTCTGGAGGATTCTAGAACTAGTCTTCAAGATAATGCATCTAAGTTCAAAGGGACAACTTCCGGTCATAAAATAAAGCTTCCTTCCATTAAAATAGAATTGATTAACAAAATATCTTTAACCATCATCCATAAACTTTCTGATAGAAGTGGTGTGTTTCCTCTCCTACGTGCTTCCATTGACACTACCAAGCTTATTGTACAAGTTACATCTACCAAGACCAGGGTTATAACCACACTAATCCCAGCAATATATCACTTTGACTCCCAAAGAAACTTATG GAAAGAAATTCTCCATCCAGTTGAAATATTCCTATTCTACCGTTCTAGCTTCCACCCCGAGGGTTCAGAAGTTAATTTGTGTGGGGTACCTGTTCATATGCATTGCAGAACAAAGGAG TTGAACATATCCCTTTCCGAACTTTCATTGGATGTACTCCTTTTTGTGGTTGGGAAGTTAAATTTAGCTGGTCCTTATTTGTTGAAAAGCTCCAGGATTCTGGCCAACGGTTGCATG GTAAAGAACGAATCAGGCATAACCCTTCTTTGTCACTTTCTCAATGAGCGGAGTTTGAAAATAGCCAGAAATCAATCCACTTCCATATTTTTAAG AAGGTATGAAGACTTGGAGAATCCATCCCAAGAGGTAGCATCTATGTCAATTCAACTTGCTGCTTTAGGATCTTTCATGACTTCCTCAGTTCCAGTCTCTCTTTTGCAAAGTCAAAAGTTCGCTTGGAGAACAAGTATAGTCTCCTCTCAAG ATTCAAAAACATATCCTGGGCCAATTATTGTAGTAGATGTTTCAAAGGAATCCGAG GATGGCTTGTCTATTACTGTTTCTCCTCTAATAAGAATACACAATGGAACTAGATTCTCCCTTGAACTAAGATTTCAACGACCTCAACAAAATGTAGATGAGTCTGCTTCACTCGTTCTAAAACCAGGAGATACAATGGATGATTCAATGGCAATGTTTGATTCTGTACATTTGTCTGGTGGATTAAAGAAGGCATTGAATTCTTTAAGTCTTG GTAACTTCTTATTTTCCTTTAGACCCAACATAAATGAAGAGTTTATGAGTTCCAAGGATTCACTCTCAGTAGAATGGTCACATGAACTTAAAGGTGGAAAGGCAGTTCGTCTGTCTGGAATTTTTGATAAACTAAGCTACAAAGTTCGACAAGTGTTTACCGAATCAGCAAAGTGTTCCTTCAGCAGTGCTCAATGTAGCCTCAAATCTGAAGGTTCTCATATTGCTGATATTCATTTTCTGATACAAAGCTTTGGAAGAGGCGTGCCTGTTCGACAACCTAGTAACTCCAAAGAAGGGTATAAAAGTAGTACTTCCCCAGAAGCAATACAAGAACAGAAGGAAATTTTTCTTTTGCCGACTGTGAATGTATCAAATTTATTAGAGTCAGAGATACATGTACTTCTAACTGAAATGG ATCCATGTTCTTGCATTGAGTGTGACAACACTGAGAATCAGGCAAAACTATCACCTGATTCATCGTTGGATTTTTATGTTAATCCCTCCATGATATACTTTACTGTTACATTAACTGCGCTAAATTCTAGCTGCAAACCAGTGAACAGTGGTGATTGGGTTAAGAAGTTACAGAAGCAGAAAAACGAGGCACGCTATCTAGACATTGATCTGGATTTTGCTGGTGGAAAATATTTTGCTTCTTTGAGATTGTCTCGTGGGCACAAAGGCATATTGGAG GCCACTGTTTTCACATCATATGCTCTGAGGAATGATACAGATGTTCCCCTTTATATCTTTCCACCAAATAGGAAGCCCCTGGCTAG GGATGAAGTGGAGAATTTCGGTTCTGACTCCTTTTCAGAGTTCGGATTACTTCTACATCCAAAGTCAACCAGATCTTGGTTCTTGAA ACCTAACAAGGTTTGCCTCAAACTCTTAAAAGATAATGCATCTGAGGCACATCTAGATTTGGATGCCTTGTCAGGCCTTACAGAGATAAGCTTAGAAATGGAGGAAAGCGATGGTGTAAAATTTATTACAAAGCTTGGGGTTTCTGTGGGCCCACTTCATAGTAAAGCAGTTGTACCATCTCAATTAGTAACTATAGTCCCAAGATATGTGGTAGTAAATGAATCTGAAGAAAGTATCTGTGTTCGTCAATGCTATTTACAG TATGACAGGGGTGACGATATTATCGTTAACAGTAGACAGAGAGCAACATTACAGCTGTCGAATGTGATGGTCAATAAAAAAGAACTCAGTTTCTTTGAGAGTTTATTAAGAAAACATAGTAAAGAAAATGATGACGCATTACTTTATGTCCAATTTAAATTGAAGCAGCCTGATTCAGTTTGGTCCGGACCGGTATGCATTGCTTCTTTAGGACGCTTTTTCCTCAAATTCAGGGAGCAACGATCAGGCCAAAAGAAATCACCAGGAGAAAGTAAAACAACATTTGCTGATGTTCATGTTGTAGAAGAAGGTTCTAAACTTGTTATGCACTACCATAGTCCTCCAAATGTCAATCTTCCATATCGAATTGAGAATTACTTGCCCCATGTATCTATAACGTACCATCAAAAG GATTTATTGGAGCCAGAGGTTCTTGTATCGGGAAGTACTGTCGATTATGTATGGGATGATTTGACACTTCCACATAAAttagttgtcaaaattaatG ATAGTTCTTTACCTCGGGATATTAACTTGGATAAGGTGCGGGCATGGAAGCCTTTCCACAAGGTCAGGCATAGGGGGCTGGCTCATCATTTTCTTACCGAAGAAATATCAGAAAATAGCATGCCAAGTTCTGGTGACCTTGACAGCATCGACATGGCAAAAGTAGGGTATGAAGTATATACAGATGGTCCTACCCGAGTTCTGCGGTTTTGTGAGTTTTCTAAAAGCCAGAAAGTAGAGAAAGGATTTCAAGCATGTGAAAAGATTCAACTAAGGGTTCCTCAATTTAACATTCACCTGCTTGAACAAGAAAAACAA GATGGAATGGAGGAGTCATCTCCTACAATTATTTCTGCAAGATTCGGAAATTTTTGTCTGGACTCTGTCTTTACCAATAAACACAAATATAACCAGATCAATCTACAG TCATTGATTTTAGAGCAGAAGTGGGTTGGAGCGCCTTTTGCAGCAATGCTTCGAAAACATCAAGTAGACTATACAGAGTCAAATGACTGCATACTCAGAATTGTCTTTGTTCTGCTGTCAACCAATTCTGATGTTATACAAGTTCGATACTCATCTATTGCTCTGCAG CCAATTGATTTGAATCTAGATGAGGAGACATTGATGAAAATTGTGCCATTTTGGAGAACATCTCTAAGTGACTCAAATACTAAGAGTCGACAGTTCTACTTTGATCATTTTGAGATCCATCCAATAAAG atTATTGCAAACTTCCTTCCTGGGGACTCGTATTCAAGTTATAGCTCAGGCCAGGAGACACTGAGGTCATTGCTGCACAGTGTCATAAAG GTGCCTCCAATTAAAAATAAGGTTGTTGAGCTGAATGGTGTCTTGGTTACACATGCATTAATAACAATACGTGAACTGTTTATCAGATGTGCACAACATTATTCATG GTATTCCATGAGGGCTATCTATATTGCAAAAGGAAGCCCGTTGCTGCCACCAGATTTTGTATCCATGTTTGATGACTTGGCTTCTTCCTCCCTTGATGTTTTCTTTGATCCCTCCCGTGGGTTGATGAACCTTCCACGTTTCACTTTAG GCACGTTCAAACTCCTCAGCAAATGTATTGGGGGTAAAGGGTCCTCAGGAACAAAACGATACTTTGGAGATCTTGAAAAATCT TTGCGAACAGCAGGGTCTAATGTGCTTTTTGCTGCTGTCACTGAAATATCAGACTCTATTCTGAAGGGAGCTGAAGCAAGCGGTTTTAATGGCATG GTGACTGGGTTTCATCAAGGCATATTGAAATTGGCTATGGAGCCATCATTACTGGGGAGTGCTTTAATGGAAGGTGGCccagatagaaaaattaaactaGACCGAAGTGCTGGGGTAGATGAG TTATACATTGAAGGATACCTTCAAGCTATGTTGGATACACTGTACAGACAAGAATATCTTAGAGTCAGAGTCATTGATAATCAG GTTTTCCTAAAAAACTTACCTCCAAACAATACACTTATAGAGGAGATTGTGGATCATGTGAAGAGTTTCCTTGTGAGCAAGGCATTGTTAAAGGGCGATCCTTCCAGAACCTCTCGCTCCTTGCGCCATCTTCGAGGAGAAAGT GAGTGGAAGATTGGACCAACATTGCTGACATTATGTGAGCACCTATTTGTGAGTTTCTCAATTCGCAAGCTTAGGAAGGAAGCTAACAAGTTTATATCGGGCGTGAAACTGAAGATAGATACCGACAACGAAAATATTAAAGCAATTACTCTTGAGAACAACCCTGAAGTACAGCAGAAGGTAAAGTTCGTATGGAAATGGGGAGTTGGCAAGTTTGTGTTGTCAGGTATCGTAGCCTATATCGATGGTCGCCTATGTCGTAGTATTCCTAATCCTGTGGCACGGCGCATTGTGAGTGGTTTCTTGTTAACTTTTCTTGATAAAAATACCGATGTGAGTGAGTGA